The Palaemon carinicauda isolate YSFRI2023 chromosome 37, ASM3689809v2, whole genome shotgun sequence genome contains a region encoding:
- the LOC137629094 gene encoding uncharacterized protein, with protein MLSQSFAVICAILLARNGMVSCSPQGPNTPASLREPLLNIDMNELAENMNSPSNVEFYTLCAINEGRCNNIGRALKSLLWDPIPGQPLCYGCNDEQMKRVRYVIDTMKAKYPVHACKIRQTLGAHRPIFTDMKC; from the exons ATGCTGTCCCAATCCTTTGCTGTGATCTGTGCCATCCTCTTGGCCCGCAATGGCATGGTGTCCTGCAGTCCGCAGGGGCCAAATACCCCTGCTAGCCTGAGGGAGCCCCTGCTGAACATCGACATGAACGAACTCGCCGAGAACATGAACAGCCCTTCCAATGTTGAGTTCTACACCTTGTGCGCCATTAATGAAGGGCGCTGTAACAATATTGGTAGAGCTCTCAAAT CACTCCTATGGGACCCTATTCCAGGACAACCCCTGTGTTACGGTTGCAACGACGAGCAGATGAAACGCGTACGGTACGTGATTGACACCATGAAGGCGAAGTACCCCGTCCATGCCTGCAAGATTAGGCAAACGCTTGGAGCCCACAGGCCAATCTTCACCGACATGAAATGTTGA